In Zingiber officinale cultivar Zhangliang chromosome 8B, Zo_v1.1, whole genome shotgun sequence, a single genomic region encodes these proteins:
- the LOC122013617 gene encoding probable WRKY transcription factor 31, with product MEHTESSSRKRSPCDPGDCSSPPKRGRVECRTMAGFTDDDHEELGLDLTLRLGLSSTTQNQRVQFQAPAVEDEITKLEEVRAELAEAEQKNLLLKEMLSEATTENDELRDRISTLLFEGRNKQANQATDKGEEDEDRPSSSSNLDQAERNMKKPQVSLRIRTDKPMTMDGCLWKKYGQKMLGSVFPRAYYRCSLMKDCSVRKKVQRCAEDPTVWITTYWGGSHDHLLPDDAVATASGTSEAMSMLLSGSLSSTNYGSISRDSFLAGATISAIDPFPSVMVDFTRPPPDVDRMSELTRTVFSDPEFNAALVAAVTASSRVLGADGDGQGDGKESVK from the exons ATGGAGCATACTGAGTCGTCGTCCAGGAAGAGATCGCCTTGCGACCCCGGGGATTGTTCTTCGCCGCCGAAGCGCGGCCGCGTCGAGTGTAGAACAATGGCAGGATTCACGGACGACGATCATGAGGAGCTGGGCCTTGACCTGACGCTTCGG CTTGGTTTGTCAAGCACAACACAGAACCAGAGGGTGCAGTTTCAAGCACCAGCAGTGGAGGATGAAATCACTAAG TTGGAAGAGGTTCGAGCAGAACTCGCTGAAGCAGAGCAGAAGAATTTGCTTCTGAAGGAAATGCTCAGTGAAGCGACCACGGAGAACGACGAACTGCGAGATCGTATATCGACGCTGTTGTTCGAAGGCAGAAATAAGCAGGCGAACCAGGCGACTGataaaggagaagaagatgaggacCGCCCCTCCTCTTCCTCCAACCTAGATCAAGCCGAGCGAAACATGAAGAAGCCCCAAGTTTCGCTTCGGATCCGGACCGATAAACCGATG ACTATGGATGGCTGTCTCTGGAAAAAATACGGGCAAAAGATGTTGGGGAGCGTTTTTCCTCGAGCTTACTATCGTTGTTCTTTAATGAAAGACTGCTCTGTTAGAAAGAAG gTTCAGCGTTGTGCTGAGGATCCAACAGTGTGGATCACTACCTACTGGGGGGGGTCGCATGACCACCTGCTTCCTGATGACGCCGTCGCGACGGCCAGCGGCACGTCGGAGGCCATGTCCATGTTGTTGTCCGGCTCTTTGTCCTCCACGAACTATGGGTCGATCTCCAGAGACAGCTTTTTGGCCGGAGCGACGATCTCGGCGATCGACCCTTTCCCGTCTGTCATGGTTGACTTCACTCGCCCCCCGCCCGACGTTGACAGGATGAGCGAGTTGACTAGAACCGTTTTCAGCGATCCTGAATTCAATGCTGCACTCGTCGCCGCGGTCACTGCTTCCTCCAGGGTTCTCGGAGCCGACGGTGACGGTCAAGGGGATGGCAAAGAAAGTGTGAAATAA